A portion of the Thalassotalea sp. LPB0316 genome contains these proteins:
- a CDS encoding FAD-dependent oxidoreductase has product MSKNVYQFIDVKRIDPPKKPIEQRKIDFVEIYQGLSSEQSKGQADRCLDCGNPYCEWKCPVHNYIPQWLELVTEGKIFEAAELCHQTNSLPEMCGRVCPQDRLCESACTLNDEFGAVTIGNIEKYITDTAFEQGWTPDLSQVVKLNKRVAIIGAGPAGLACADVLTRNGVDCVVYDKHSEIGGLLTFGIPSFKLEKDIIVRRRKIFEGMGIEFRLNTHVGVDIEFSAISDEFDAVFLALGTYTSMQAGFANESAPGVYKALDFLIANTQKVMNITQGALPYVDMANKKVVVLGGGDTAMDCVRTSIRQGASSVTCAYRRDEANMPGSPREVQNAKEEGVIFEFNIQPLDIEIDDSGNVTGVKFVKTELGAPDANGRRSPQAIEGSEFVMPADAVIIAFGFLPSPPAWMTEAGVSIDEKGRVIATEHSDFAMQTSKQNVFAGGDMVLGSDLVVTAIDQGRKAALGILDFVLECEVTQAS; this is encoded by the coding sequence ATGAGTAAGAACGTTTATCAATTTATCGATGTTAAACGCATTGATCCGCCAAAAAAGCCAATTGAGCAGCGAAAAATTGATTTTGTTGAGATTTATCAAGGCTTAAGCTCAGAACAAAGTAAAGGCCAAGCCGATCGTTGTCTAGACTGCGGTAACCCTTATTGCGAGTGGAAATGCCCTGTCCATAATTACATCCCACAGTGGCTTGAACTCGTTACCGAAGGGAAAATTTTTGAAGCGGCCGAGCTGTGTCATCAAACGAACAGTTTGCCTGAAATGTGCGGTCGAGTATGCCCGCAAGACAGATTGTGCGAATCCGCTTGTACTTTAAACGATGAGTTTGGCGCAGTAACTATCGGCAATATCGAAAAATACATCACCGATACTGCATTTGAACAAGGTTGGACGCCTGATTTATCTCAAGTTGTTAAGCTCAATAAGCGAGTCGCAATAATTGGTGCCGGCCCGGCTGGTTTAGCTTGTGCCGACGTATTAACCCGCAACGGCGTTGACTGCGTTGTTTACGACAAACACTCAGAGATAGGCGGCCTGCTGACCTTCGGTATTCCGTCGTTTAAATTAGAAAAAGACATTATTGTTCGCCGCCGTAAAATCTTCGAAGGCATGGGCATTGAGTTTCGCCTTAACACTCATGTTGGCGTCGATATTGAATTTAGCGCGATCAGTGATGAGTTTGATGCCGTATTTCTAGCGCTTGGTACATATACCAGTATGCAAGCTGGCTTTGCCAACGAAAGTGCCCCAGGTGTATACAAAGCATTAGACTTTTTAATTGCCAACACGCAGAAAGTCATGAATATCACACAAGGTGCACTGCCTTACGTCGATATGGCAAACAAAAAAGTGGTCGTTTTAGGTGGCGGTGACACGGCGATGGACTGTGTAAGAACGTCAATTCGACAAGGTGCTAGCAGTGTAACTTGTGCCTATCGACGCGACGAAGCTAATATGCCGGGTTCGCCGCGCGAAGTACAGAACGCTAAAGAAGAAGGCGTGATATTTGAATTTAATATTCAACCACTCGATATCGAAATCGATGATAGCGGTAATGTTACTGGCGTGAAGTTTGTCAAAACAGAGCTTGGCGCACCAGATGCCAACGGCCGACGCTCGCCACAAGCGATAGAAGGCTCAGAGTTTGTTATGCCAGCTGACGCAGTAATCATTGCTTTTGGTTTCTTACCAAGCCCACCTGCATGGATGACAGAAGCCGGTGTAAGCATCGATGAAAAAGGTCGGGTGATCGCCACCGAACATTCTGATTTTGCCATGCAAACCAGTAAGCAAAATGTTTTTGCTGGTGGTGATATGGTACTTGGCTCGGATTTAGTTGTAACAGCCATTGATCAGGGTCGAAAAGCGGCATTGGGCATTTTAGATTTCGTCCTTGAGTGTGAGGTCACCCAAGCATCTTAA
- a CDS encoding SDR family oxidoreductase, whose amino-acid sequence MSQITFNDRVVIVTGAGNGLGKAYALEFAKRGAKVVVNDLGGSFDGEGSSSAAADIVVNEIKAAGGEAVANYDSVEYGDKIVKTAIDSFGRVDIVINNAGFLRDSSFSKLTDDNWQAIQNVHVNGAYSVTKAAWPYMVEQNFGRVIFTTSAAGIYGNFGQANYSAAKSALLGLGKTLALEGARKNIHVNVIAPIAGSRLTETIWPDEVLRATSPDYVVPLVIKLSSDDNSETGGVFEVGASWFAKIRIERTRGYAFGVEHNISAEDVASKWEQICDFTDAQPAESIISTFHAVGDMVGLDLLNAKK is encoded by the coding sequence ATGAGTCAAATTACATTTAACGATCGCGTAGTTATTGTGACTGGCGCCGGTAACGGATTAGGTAAAGCATACGCCTTAGAATTTGCCAAACGCGGTGCCAAAGTAGTCGTGAATGACTTAGGTGGTTCATTTGACGGTGAAGGTTCAAGTAGTGCTGCAGCTGATATCGTAGTTAATGAAATTAAAGCCGCAGGTGGCGAAGCTGTCGCAAACTATGACTCGGTTGAGTATGGCGACAAGATCGTCAAAACCGCTATCGACAGCTTTGGCCGTGTCGATATTGTTATCAATAATGCGGGTTTCTTGCGTGACTCAAGCTTTAGCAAATTAACTGATGACAACTGGCAGGCGATTCAAAACGTTCATGTAAATGGCGCCTATTCAGTAACCAAAGCAGCTTGGCCATACATGGTTGAACAAAACTTTGGTCGAGTGATTTTCACCACATCAGCGGCAGGTATTTACGGTAATTTTGGCCAAGCAAACTACAGCGCGGCAAAATCAGCACTACTTGGTTTAGGTAAAACACTCGCTTTAGAAGGCGCTCGTAAAAATATTCATGTTAACGTTATTGCGCCAATTGCCGGTTCACGCTTAACGGAAACGATTTGGCCCGATGAAGTTCTTCGTGCGACGTCACCAGACTACGTTGTACCTTTAGTCATCAAATTAAGCAGTGATGACAACAGTGAAACAGGTGGTGTTTTTGAAGTGGGCGCAAGTTGGTTTGCTAAGATTAGAATAGAACGAACCAGAGGCTATGCCTTTGGTGTAGAGCACAATATTAGCGCGGAAGATGTTGCCAGTAAATGGGAGCAGATTTGCGATTTTACTGATGCACAACCGGCTGAAAGTATTATTAGTACCTTCCACGCGGTTGGCGACATGGTCGGTTTAGATTTGCTTAACGCAAAGAAATAA
- a CDS encoding 3-hydroxybutyrate dehydrogenase yields MLKGKVALITGSTSGIGLATAHVLAEHGVNIVLHGLLDDEAGRQLAEQFNQQYQINTLFNNADIRQPSAIANLIEQTQQTLGDIDILVNNAGIQHTERVEHFPPNKWDDIIAINLSSAFHLIQQTLPMMSKNNWGRIINIASVHGLVASKNKAAYCAAKHGLIGLTKVVALENAELGITANSICPGWVDTPLINHQIKEIAEQKQLTIEQAKYDLITAKQPLPEMMDPRQIGEFIVFLCSDAARSITGASLPMDGAWTAQ; encoded by the coding sequence ATGTTAAAAGGAAAAGTTGCTTTAATTACCGGTTCAACCAGTGGTATTGGCCTCGCAACCGCCCATGTACTTGCCGAACACGGCGTTAATATTGTCTTACATGGTTTACTTGACGATGAGGCTGGCAGGCAACTTGCTGAGCAATTCAACCAACAATATCAAATAAACACCTTATTTAACAACGCTGACATTCGCCAACCATCGGCTATCGCTAACCTAATTGAACAAACGCAACAAACCTTAGGTGACATCGATATTTTGGTGAACAATGCTGGAATTCAACACACTGAACGGGTTGAGCATTTCCCACCGAATAAATGGGATGACATTATCGCCATAAACCTCAGCTCGGCGTTCCACTTAATTCAACAAACCTTACCTATGATGAGTAAAAATAATTGGGGTAGGATCATCAATATTGCCTCAGTTCACGGCTTAGTCGCCTCAAAAAATAAAGCCGCCTACTGCGCCGCAAAACACGGATTAATCGGGTTAACCAAAGTCGTCGCCCTTGAAAATGCCGAACTCGGTATTACCGCTAATTCGATATGTCCGGGCTGGGTTGATACACCGTTAATTAATCATCAAATCAAGGAAATCGCCGAACAAAAACAACTGACGATTGAGCAAGCAAAATATGATTTGATCACCGCCAAACAGCCACTACCTGAAATGATGGATCCGAGGCAAATTGGCGAATTCATTGTCTTTTTATGTAGTGATGCCGCTCGTTCTATCACCGGTGCCTCACTGCCAATGGACGGCGCTTGGACCGCGCAATAG
- a CDS encoding lipid-transfer protein, protein MNARIAGVGMTKFCKPGQQEPYRVMASKAIIEALKDAGISYQHVQQAYASYIYGDSTCGQHALYDVGMTGIPVINVNNNCSSGSTALYLARQAVKSGAVECALAFGFEEMQPGALGSHWDDRESPFANMLDTLAKVSNAPEGPLALRMFGQAGTAYIEKYGANPDIFGKVSVKTRSHAVNNPYSLFTNELTLEEVMNSPTIFPPYLTRFMACPPTCGAAAVVVCSEAFAKKHSINANVEIVGQAMATDLEGSWTDPMKLIGSEMTAHAARQVYEQAGMGPEAVQVVELHDCFTTNEVITYEGLGLCGEGQAEQFINDKQNTYGGQFVVNPSGGLMSKGHPIGATGLAQCTELVWHLRGAAGKRQVEGANVALQHNLGLGGAAVVTMYQKVN, encoded by the coding sequence ATGAATGCAAGAATAGCCGGCGTAGGCATGACAAAATTTTGTAAGCCAGGCCAACAAGAACCCTACAGAGTAATGGCAAGTAAAGCGATCATTGAAGCGCTTAAAGACGCAGGTATTAGCTACCAACACGTTCAACAAGCTTATGCGAGCTATATCTATGGTGACAGTACCTGTGGTCAACACGCCCTTTACGACGTTGGTATGACAGGTATTCCCGTGATTAACGTCAACAACAACTGCTCTTCAGGTTCAACAGCGCTATACTTAGCGCGCCAAGCGGTTAAATCTGGTGCTGTTGAATGTGCTCTAGCCTTTGGTTTTGAAGAAATGCAGCCAGGTGCCTTAGGCTCTCATTGGGATGATCGCGAATCACCATTTGCCAATATGCTCGATACCTTGGCTAAAGTATCTAATGCACCAGAAGGACCACTAGCTCTGCGCATGTTTGGTCAAGCAGGCACTGCCTATATCGAAAAGTACGGTGCTAACCCTGATATTTTCGGGAAAGTGTCAGTGAAAACACGCAGCCATGCAGTAAATAACCCGTATTCATTATTTACCAACGAGTTAACGTTAGAAGAAGTGATGAACTCACCGACTATCTTCCCACCGTATTTAACGCGTTTTATGGCTTGTCCACCAACCTGTGGCGCCGCCGCTGTTGTTGTTTGTTCTGAAGCATTTGCTAAGAAGCACAGCATCAATGCCAACGTTGAAATTGTTGGTCAAGCAATGGCAACCGACTTAGAGGGCTCATGGACAGATCCAATGAAGCTTATCGGTAGCGAAATGACGGCGCACGCAGCGCGTCAAGTATACGAGCAAGCTGGCATGGGCCCAGAAGCAGTACAAGTGGTTGAATTACACGACTGTTTCACAACCAATGAAGTGATCACCTATGAAGGTTTAGGCTTGTGTGGCGAAGGTCAAGCTGAGCAGTTTATCAATGACAAGCAAAACACTTATGGCGGCCAGTTTGTCGTTAACCCATCAGGCGGTTTGATGTCTAAAGGTCATCCAATTGGTGCTACTGGTTTAGCTCAGTGTACTGAACTTGTTTGGCATTTACGCGGCGCAGCAGGCAAACGCCAAGTAGAAGGTGCTAACGTAGCACTGCAACACAATCTAGGTTTAGGTGGCGCAGCCGTTGTTACCATGTACCAAAAAGTTAACTAA
- the gltB gene encoding glutamate synthase large subunit: protein MMLYDPQMQKDNCGFGLIAHLEGEASHKLIKTAITGLDRMQHRGGIAADGKTGDGCGLLIQKPDSFFQSIAAENNWNLGKKYGVGMIFLNPDPVVAEQTKAILEEELTRETLSLVGWREVPTDSDCLGEIAASNQPRIEQVFVNAPPGWRNKDLERRLYMARRRAEKRIEDNVFYIASLSCLVTVYKGLMMPADLPNFYLDLADIRMQSAICVFHQRFSTNTSPQWQLAQPFRYLAHNGEINTIRGNRQWSRARTYRFQSPLLPDLRDAAPFVNESGSDSSSLDNMLELFLAGGMDLFRAMRLLMPPAWQNNPCMDDDLKAFYEFNSMHMEPWDGPAGVVMTNGRHVACNLDRNGLRPARYVITRNGFITLASEVGIWDYGEDEVLKKGRVGPGEMLAVDTYTGKIFDSHSIDNDLKVRHPYREWLDKNIRRLVPFHQMEASLIGQRIFSDEQIAQYHKLFNYSYEEIQQVVKTLAENGQEATGSMGDDTPMAVLSSKPRSLYDYFRQQFAQVTNPPIDPLRERYVMSLATCVGREHNVFNETTGHADRIIFDTPILMYTGLKQLRELDPKHYRSDTLTLNYDPEEGLENAIRRLCDEAEELVRDKNTVILVLSDRQVHQGLLPIPAAMAVGAVQKRLVDAQLRCDSNIIVETASARDSHQFAVLLGLGATAVYPFLAYETIEQMCEKGHIDLPARDALINYRNGINKGLLKILSKMGISTIASYRCAGLFEIIGLHENVMKLCFPDLPSRIQGADFSDIEQDNFNLARKAFLPHQKINHGGLLKYVHGGEYHAYNPNVVSYLQEAVRSGDYAKYQQFAKEVNERPVAMLRDLLAFKQNTQAIDIDKVEADTELYKRFDSAAMSIGALSPEAHEALAIAMNRLGGFSNSGEGGEDERRFGTVKNSRIKQIASGRFGVTPHYLVNADVLQIKVAQGAKPGEGGQLPGDKVTPLIAKLRFSVPGVTLISPPPHHDIYSIEDLAQLIFDLKQVNPKAVISVKLVSGPGVGTIASGVAKAYADFITISGYDGGTGASPLTSVKYAGCPWELGLAEAHQSLVENGLRHKVRLQVDGGLKTGADIVKAAILGAESFGFGTAPMVTLGCKFLRICHLNNCATGVATQDEVLREQFFKGLPEQVMNYFKFVAQDVREILAQLGVESLTAIIGRVDLLEPLKGISAKQQKLDLSPIIAPVVAGSHTALHQTEVNTPFDEGKLNQQLVELTRDAVAHSTGGEYRLNIANTDRSVGAALSGEIARQHGDQGMAASPIKIHLQGTAGQSFGVWNAGGLHMTLTGDANDYVGKGMTGGQLVIKPPKGVEYQSNQAMIMGNTCLYGATGGKLFACGRAGERFAVRNSGAQAVVEGAGDHACEYMTGGIVTVLGKVGLNFGAGMTGGFAYILDQDDDLAIRLNTESIEMVDMSDLVIHQEHLRGIINQHVEETGSLHAQEILANFDEYASKFKLIKPTSADIKSLLGHRSRSSAELRVQAQ, encoded by the coding sequence ATGATGCTTTATGATCCACAAATGCAAAAAGATAATTGTGGTTTTGGTTTAATTGCCCACCTTGAAGGTGAGGCGAGCCATAAGCTCATAAAAACTGCCATTACTGGCCTTGATAGAATGCAACATCGCGGCGGTATTGCTGCTGATGGTAAAACAGGTGATGGTTGTGGTCTTCTGATCCAAAAACCTGATAGTTTTTTCCAGTCTATTGCCGCTGAGAACAACTGGAATTTAGGCAAAAAATACGGTGTAGGGATGATCTTCTTAAACCCAGATCCCGTCGTTGCTGAACAAACCAAAGCGATATTAGAAGAAGAGCTGACCAGAGAAACCTTATCATTAGTCGGGTGGCGAGAAGTACCGACCGATAGTGATTGCTTAGGGGAAATCGCCGCATCTAACCAACCGCGCATTGAGCAAGTATTTGTTAACGCGCCACCGGGTTGGCGCAACAAAGATCTTGAACGCCGTTTATATATGGCACGTCGTCGTGCCGAAAAACGCATTGAAGATAACGTATTTTATATTGCCAGCTTAAGTTGCTTAGTCACCGTCTATAAAGGCTTAATGATGCCGGCTGACTTGCCTAATTTTTATTTAGACTTGGCCGACATCCGCATGCAGAGCGCGATTTGCGTTTTCCACCAACGTTTTTCAACCAACACTTCTCCACAATGGCAACTCGCTCAGCCATTTAGATATTTAGCTCATAATGGTGAGATCAATACCATTCGCGGTAACCGTCAATGGAGTCGCGCTCGAACATATCGCTTCCAATCGCCATTATTACCCGATTTACGTGACGCAGCACCCTTTGTTAATGAATCCGGCTCTGATTCATCATCACTCGATAACATGCTAGAGCTATTCTTAGCCGGTGGTATGGATTTGTTCCGCGCCATGCGTTTATTAATGCCGCCGGCATGGCAAAACAATCCGTGCATGGATGACGATCTTAAAGCATTCTACGAGTTTAACTCTATGCATATGGAGCCTTGGGATGGTCCTGCTGGTGTGGTAATGACAAACGGCCGCCACGTTGCTTGTAACCTTGACCGAAACGGCTTGCGCCCAGCTCGTTATGTGATTACGAGAAACGGTTTCATTACGTTAGCTTCAGAAGTTGGGATTTGGGATTACGGCGAAGATGAAGTATTGAAAAAAGGTCGTGTAGGACCGGGAGAAATGCTTGCTGTCGACACCTATACTGGCAAAATTTTTGATTCACACAGTATCGATAACGACTTAAAAGTTCGCCACCCCTATCGCGAATGGCTTGATAAAAACATCCGTCGACTGGTGCCATTCCATCAAATGGAAGCCTCACTTATTGGCCAACGCATTTTCTCAGATGAGCAAATAGCCCAATATCACAAGCTATTCAATTACAGTTACGAAGAAATTCAACAAGTGGTTAAAACCCTTGCTGAAAATGGCCAAGAAGCCACCGGTTCGATGGGTGACGACACGCCTATGGCTGTTTTGTCGTCAAAGCCGCGTTCGCTCTACGACTATTTCCGACAACAGTTTGCACAAGTAACCAACCCGCCAATCGATCCACTTAGAGAGCGCTATGTGATGTCATTGGCAACCTGTGTTGGTCGCGAGCACAACGTATTTAACGAAACGACTGGCCATGCCGATCGCATTATTTTCGACACCCCCATTTTAATGTATACCGGCTTAAAGCAATTACGAGAACTTGATCCTAAGCATTATCGCTCAGATACGCTAACGCTTAACTACGATCCTGAAGAAGGCTTAGAAAATGCAATTCGCCGCTTGTGTGATGAAGCAGAAGAACTCGTCAGAGATAAAAATACCGTTATTCTTGTGTTATCAGATCGCCAAGTGCACCAAGGTTTATTACCGATCCCTGCGGCAATGGCTGTTGGCGCGGTGCAAAAACGCTTAGTCGATGCCCAACTTCGTTGTGACTCGAACATTATTGTGGAAACAGCTTCCGCTCGTGATTCACACCAATTTGCGGTGTTACTTGGCCTAGGTGCAACAGCGGTCTATCCGTTTTTAGCCTATGAAACCATTGAACAGATGTGTGAGAAAGGCCATATCGACCTGCCTGCGCGCGACGCATTAATTAATTATCGCAACGGTATCAACAAAGGTCTGTTGAAAATATTATCTAAGATGGGGATTTCAACCATTGCCAGTTACCGTTGTGCTGGCTTATTTGAAATCATTGGCTTACATGAAAACGTGATGAAGCTGTGCTTCCCTGATTTGCCAAGTCGTATTCAAGGCGCTGACTTTAGTGATATCGAGCAAGACAACTTTAACTTAGCGCGCAAAGCGTTTTTACCACACCAAAAAATTAATCACGGCGGGCTATTAAAATATGTTCACGGTGGTGAGTACCACGCCTACAACCCAAATGTCGTAAGTTACTTACAAGAAGCCGTGCGTTCAGGTGATTATGCGAAATATCAACAATTCGCTAAAGAGGTTAACGAACGCCCAGTCGCTATGTTGCGTGATTTATTGGCCTTCAAACAAAATACTCAGGCTATTGATATCGACAAGGTAGAAGCTGACACTGAACTATACAAACGCTTTGACTCTGCAGCCATGTCAATTGGCGCTCTGAGTCCAGAAGCCCATGAAGCATTAGCGATTGCCATGAACCGCTTAGGTGGTTTTTCTAATTCAGGTGAAGGTGGTGAAGACGAACGCCGCTTTGGCACCGTTAAAAATTCACGAATCAAGCAGATCGCTTCTGGCCGCTTTGGTGTTACGCCGCATTACTTAGTCAATGCCGATGTCTTACAAATTAAAGTCGCTCAAGGTGCTAAGCCGGGTGAAGGTGGTCAGTTACCAGGCGACAAAGTTACCCCGTTAATTGCCAAATTGCGTTTTTCGGTGCCGGGCGTGACGTTAATTTCGCCACCGCCGCACCACGACATCTACTCAATTGAGGACTTAGCTCAATTGATTTTCGATTTAAAACAAGTGAATCCGAAAGCAGTTATTTCGGTCAAACTTGTTTCGGGTCCTGGCGTTGGCACAATCGCCTCAGGTGTAGCGAAAGCTTACGCCGATTTTATCACTATTTCAGGTTACGACGGTGGTACTGGCGCAAGTCCGTTAACCTCAGTTAAGTACGCCGGTTGTCCTTGGGAATTAGGCCTAGCCGAAGCTCATCAGTCATTGGTTGAAAATGGCTTACGCCACAAAGTGCGCTTGCAAGTTGATGGCGGTCTTAAAACCGGAGCGGATATTGTTAAAGCAGCCATTTTAGGTGCTGAAAGCTTTGGTTTCGGTACTGCGCCTATGGTTACGCTAGGTTGTAAGTTTCTGCGTATTTGTCATCTAAATAACTGTGCAACCGGTGTAGCAACACAAGATGAAGTGCTTCGCGAGCAATTTTTCAAAGGCCTACCAGAACAAGTGATGAACTACTTCAAGTTTGTCGCCCAAGATGTCCGAGAAATTCTTGCTCAGCTTGGTGTTGAGAGCTTGACGGCAATTATAGGTCGCGTCGATTTACTTGAGCCATTAAAAGGTATTAGTGCCAAACAACAAAAGCTCGACTTATCACCGATTATTGCACCGGTTGTTGCCGGTAGTCACACTGCCTTGCATCAAACTGAAGTTAATACGCCATTCGATGAAGGGAAGCTTAACCAACAATTAGTCGAATTAACTCGTGATGCTGTCGCCCATAGTACAGGTGGCGAATATCGCTTGAATATCGCCAACACCGATCGCTCGGTAGGCGCAGCTCTCTCAGGTGAAATTGCTCGTCAACACGGCGATCAAGGCATGGCAGCAAGTCCAATAAAAATTCATTTACAAGGCACAGCAGGCCAAAGTTTTGGTGTCTGGAATGCCGGTGGATTGCACATGACCCTAACCGGAGATGCTAACGATTATGTTGGTAAAGGTATGACGGGTGGCCAGTTAGTGATCAAGCCACCCAAAGGCGTGGAATATCAGTCTAATCAAGCCATGATCATGGGTAATACCTGTTTATACGGTGCAACCGGCGGCAAGTTATTCGCTTGTGGCCGCGCTGGTGAGCGCTTCGCTGTTCGCAACTCAGGTGCTCAAGCAGTCGTTGAAGGTGCAGGCGATCACGCTTGTGAATATATGACCGGTGGTATCGTGACGGTTTTAGGTAAGGTCGGTCTTAACTTCGGTGCAGGTATGACCGGCGGTTTTGCCTATATTCTCGATCAAGATGATGATTTAGCTATTCGCTTAAATACTGAGTCAATCGAAATGGTCGATATGAGTGATTTAGTGATCCATCAAGAGCATTTACGCGGCATTATCAACCAACACGTTGAAGAAACGGGTAGTCTGCACGCACAAGAAATATTAGCCAACTTTGATGAGTATGCGAGTAAGTTTAAGTTAATTAAACCAACCTCTGCAGATATCAAGTCACTCCTTGGTCATCGCAGTCGCAGCTCTGCAGAGCTTCGTGTTCAAGCGCAATAA
- the folE2 gene encoding GTP cyclohydrolase FolE2, which yields MPTSMPDIANQSKAQTEGTLDWVGMSNIEMPIMIASKGETQRMCSAHVDAFVNLKDPKAKGIHMSRLYLLLDQLSSENVLNYQTLVTLLDGFISSHQDLSDNAKVQFAFDYHLRRKSLMSGKLGWKAYPTTITGRLNQGKLDIELAIDVRYSSTCPCSAALARQLIQQAFKENFTGDQVNLEAVHEWLGTTEGVVATPHSQRSVAEVKVKLNPSVSEFPITDLVNLIEDALQTPVQAAVKREDEQEFARLNGQNLMFCEDAARRLQHAMLQANEYDDFWLKINHLESLHAHDAVSVTTKGIAGGYQP from the coding sequence ATGCCAACATCAATGCCTGATATTGCTAATCAATCTAAAGCTCAAACTGAAGGGACTTTAGACTGGGTAGGTATGAGCAATATTGAAATGCCGATCATGATCGCATCTAAAGGTGAAACGCAACGTATGTGTTCAGCACACGTTGACGCATTTGTGAATCTAAAAGATCCGAAAGCCAAAGGCATTCATATGTCGCGCTTATATTTACTTCTCGATCAGCTATCGAGCGAAAATGTCCTCAATTACCAAACATTAGTTACCTTACTTGATGGCTTTATTTCAAGCCACCAAGATCTTAGCGACAATGCAAAAGTACAATTTGCCTTTGATTATCATTTACGCCGAAAATCACTAATGAGCGGTAAACTGGGTTGGAAAGCCTACCCAACGACGATTACCGGCCGCTTAAACCAAGGTAAACTCGATATCGAGCTGGCGATTGATGTTCGTTATTCTTCTACTTGCCCATGTTCAGCAGCCTTAGCTCGTCAACTGATACAGCAAGCATTCAAAGAAAACTTTACCGGTGATCAAGTTAACTTAGAAGCCGTGCACGAGTGGTTGGGCACGACTGAAGGTGTTGTGGCAACACCGCACAGCCAGCGCTCAGTCGCCGAAGTCAAAGTTAAGTTGAATCCATCAGTAAGTGAATTTCCAATCACTGATTTAGTTAACTTAATTGAAGATGCACTTCAAACCCCAGTACAAGCCGCAGTAAAACGTGAAGACGAACAAGAGTTCGCTCGCTTAAACGGTCAAAACTTGATGTTTTGTGAAGACGCTGCTCGTCGATTACAGCACGCGATGTTACAAGCTAATGAATATGACGATTTCTGGTTAAAAATAAACCACTTAGAGTCACTTCACGCACATGACGCGGTCAGTGTTACCACAAAAGGCATAGCAGGCGGCTACCAACCGTAA
- a CDS encoding dUTP diphosphatase, protein MTNLETAKVQIGQMLQMQDAMNSRVSETWRENNYEWYRAIWVECAEMLDHHGWKWWKHQEIDVAQVQLELVDIFHFGLSLRLMAQNDVEKVAEQLTQDLSLTSNEGDFKIALESLASDAVTNKAFNGLAFADCMRLMDMDLTELFRQYVGKNTLNFFRQDHGYKDGTYIKVWHGKEDNEVLAEVVNELDVTHPDFQSQVYNALKAHYPS, encoded by the coding sequence ATGACAAACTTAGAAACCGCTAAAGTACAAATCGGTCAAATGCTACAAATGCAAGATGCGATGAATTCTCGTGTCAGCGAAACATGGCGCGAAAACAACTACGAATGGTACCGCGCCATTTGGGTTGAGTGTGCAGAAATGCTTGATCATCACGGCTGGAAGTGGTGGAAGCATCAAGAAATCGACGTTGCACAAGTACAATTAGAATTAGTGGATATTTTCCACTTCGGTTTAAGTTTGCGCTTGATGGCACAAAACGATGTTGAAAAAGTCGCTGAGCAACTCACTCAAGATTTATCGTTAACCAGTAACGAAGGTGACTTTAAGATTGCATTAGAGTCATTAGCTTCTGATGCTGTTACCAATAAAGCGTTTAACGGTTTAGCCTTCGCTGATTGTATGCGTTTAATGGACATGGATTTAACGGAGCTATTTCGTCAGTACGTAGGTAAAAACACCCTCAATTTTTTCCGCCAAGACCACGGCTACAAAGATGGCACTTACATCAAAGTGTGGCACGGTAAAGAAGACAACGAAGTATTAGCCGAAGTGGTTAATGAATTAGACGTAACTCACCCTGATTTTCAAAGCCAAGTCTACAACGCGTTAAAAGCGCACTACCCAAGCTAA